A genome region from Lutra lutra chromosome 11, mLutLut1.2, whole genome shotgun sequence includes the following:
- the LOC125081194 gene encoding olfactory receptor 9A4-like: MMSNLSSATEFYLLGFPGSQELHHFLFAVFFLFYLVTLMGNTVIIVIVCVDKRLQSPMYFFLGHLSAMEILITSIIVPMMLWGLLLPGMQTISLATCVTQLFLYLAVGTTEFALLGVMAVDRYVAVCNPLRYNIIMNSRTCIWVVIMSWMFGFLSEIWPVYATFQLTFCKSNLLDHFFCERGQLLKLSCNDTLFTEFVLFLMAIVIIIGSLAPTIVSYTYIISTILKIPTASGRRKAFSTCASHFTFVVIGYGSCLFLYVKPKQTQAAEYNKIVSLLISVLTPFLNPFIFTLRNDKVKEALQDGMKRCSQLLKD; the protein is encoded by the coding sequence ATGATGAGCAATCTGTCTAGTGCCACTGAGTTCTACCTTCTAGGATTCCCTGGGTCCCAAGAACTACACCACTTTCTTTTTGCTGTATTCTTTTTGTTCTACTTAGTGACACTAATGGGAAACACAGTCATCATTGTGATTGTGTGTGTTGATAAACGTCTGCAGTctcccatgtatttcttccttggTCATCTCTCTGCCATGGAGATCCTGATCACATCGATCATCGTGCCCATGATGCTTTGGGGGTTGCTGCTCCCTGGGATGCAGACAATATCTCTGGCTACATGTGTCACCCAGCTCTTCCTGTACCTTGCTGTGGGAACCACAGAGTTTGCATTACTGGGAGTAATGGCTGTGGACCGTTATGTGGCTGTCTGTAACCCTCTGAGGTACAACATCATTATGAACAGCCGCACCTGCATCTGGGTGGTCATTATGTCATGGATGTTTGGGTTCCTTTCTGAAATATGGCCTGTCTATGCCACATTTCAGTTAACCTTCTGCAAGTCGAATCTGTTAGACCATTTTTTCTGTGAGCGAGGGCAGCTGCTCAAATTGTCCTGCAATGACACACTTTTCACAgagtttgttcttttcttaatgGCTATTGTCATTATCATTGGCTCTCTGGCCCCAACAATTGTCTCCTACACCTACATCATCTCTACCATCCTCAAGATCCCCACAGCCTCCGGCCGGAGGAAAGCCTTCTCTACTTGTGCCTCTCATTTCACCTTTGTTGTGATAGGCTATGGCAGCTGCTTGTTTCTCTATGTGAAGCCCAAGCAAACACAGGCAGCAGAATACAATAAGATAGTGTCCCTGTTGATTTCTGTGTTAACTCCTTTCCTGAACCCTTTCATCTTCACCCTCAGGAATGACAAAGTCAAAGAGGCCCTTCAGGATGGTATGAAACGCTGCAGTCAACTCCTCAAAGACTAG
- the LOC125080537 gene encoding olfactory receptor 6V1: MQGLSSWIMANLSHPSEFVLLGFSSFGELQVLLYGPFLMLYLLAFMGNTVIIVTVIANTQLHTPMYFFLGNFSLLEILVTMTAVPRMLSDLLVTHKVISFTGCMVQFYFYFSLGSTSFLILSDMALDRFVAICHPLHYDTLMSWAVCVRLAGAAWAAPFLVMVPTVLSRAYLSYCHGNIINHFFCDNVPLLQLSCSDTSLLEFWDFMMALAFVLSSFLVTLISYGYIVTTVLRIPSVTGRQKAFSTCGSHLILVFIGYSSTIFLYVRPGKAHFVEINKTVALVTSVLTPFLSPFILTLRNETVQAVLRGQMQRLKGLHKALR, translated from the coding sequence atgCAGGGACTCAGCTCCTGGATCATGGCAAATCTGAGCCACCCTTCTGAATTTGTCCTCTTGGGCTTCTCCTCTTTTGGTGAGCTGCAGGTTCTGCTGTATGGGCCCTTCCTCATGCTTTATCTTCTTGCCTTCATGGGAAACACTGTCATCATAGTCACAGTCATAGCCAACACCCAACTACATACTCCTATGTACTTCTTTCTGGGTAATTTTTCCCTGTTGGAGATCTTGGTGACCATGACTGCAGTGCCCAGGATGCTCTCAGACCTGCTGGTCACCCACAAAGTCATTTCCTTCACTGGTTGCATGGTCCAGTTCTACTTCTACTTTTCCCTAGGTTCCACCTCCTTCCTCATCCTGTCAGACATGGCCCTTGACCGCTTTGTGGCCATCTGCCACCCACTGCACTATGACACTTTGATGAGCTGGGCTGTGTGTGTCAGACTGGCAGGGGCTGCCTGGGCAGCTCCCTTCCTAGTCATGGTGCCCACTGTCCTCTCCCGGGCTTATCTCAGCTATTGCCATGGCAACATCATTAACCACTTCTTCTGTGACAACGTACCTCTGCTGCAGCTGTCCTGTTCAGACACCAGTCTGCTGGAATTCTGGGATTTCATGATGGCCTTAGCCTTTGTCCTCAGTTCCTTCCTGGTGACCCTCATCTCCTATGGCTATATTGTAACCACTGTGCTGAGGATCCCATCTGTTACGGGCCGTCAGAAGGCTTTCTCTACATGTGGGTCCCACCTCATTCTGGTCTTCATTGGTTACAGCAGCACCATCTTCCTTTATGTCAGGCCTGGCAAAGCACATTTTGTGGAAATCAACAAGACCGTAGCCTTGGTGACATCTGTCCTCACTCCCTTTCT